Genomic segment of Brachyhypopomus gauderio isolate BG-103 chromosome 10, BGAUD_0.2, whole genome shotgun sequence:
ATAATGCATGACATGAAATGAACTATAAGAAGGTATGGTTTGAATCTATATTTAAGGCTGAGACTAAGGCAAGTAGTATATTCTAGAGTAGAGTGTTCTTATTTAAATTGTTAAGTGGAGGAATGGGCAGGAATTCTTTGCTAAGTTtgggtgtatgtagtgtgtgacCAGCTGTTAAAAGGAAGAGGGCAATACTTTTCAAACAGGaaaaatttatatttatttatattatttaaatTCATACTGGGATCTTAGAACTCTATTAAACccttttgattcattattaGGTTCTGGTACCAGATGTAATATTCACTTTTTATGGTTGTTTTTACTATATTATTTATGAGCTTCCACTAATTAACCCTGATAAGGCACACCTGAAAACCATTTCAGGTGACTACCTCTTGAAGCACATTGAGAGAATTCCAAGAGTGTACAAAGCTGTAATCAGAGCAAACGGTGGCTATTTTGAAAAACTAGAATATAAAACGTTTTCAATTATTTCACCTTTTTTTGTTAAGTACATAACTCCACGTGATCATAgttttgatgccttcagtgaATCTACAGTGTAGATAGtaatgaaaataaagaaaacgcAGTGAATGAGACTGTAATGATCTGCACGATGCAGAGCatagaggcggacacaaacactgaggagagcgagatttattgaagggaattccataggcagagtcgtaataacaggcaggggtcacaaCGGGCAGGCAGTCCAAACGTGAAATATAAACGGGCATACTAATGAGGGGAAcgaaaacaacaaggcaggcTAACTAAGAATGGACAAGCAAAACACACGGACAACGGATAACACAGAAGTGCGAACTTACAAACGGCAGCGATCACAAGGAACAAGAATGTACAAAATATCCGACAaacgacatgggagacacagggactataaatacacagggtTTCAAAAACTCAACTTTTTCACAGCACTGTATATCCATGAAGTATCTACACTGCTTACAATACATGCCTCCATTTTCTCCAGGTGGTGCACCACTGGTGGATTTGCAATTGAAGTCTTGCGCTGCCCCTGCTGAGTGCATCAATGGGAGTTTAAACCTGGGACTTGTGAGAACAGTTCTGGGTACTAAATGCTGCAAAACGGATCTCTGCAACAGCCAAACTGTGTCAGGTAAAACCTTTCAAAGAAGAAGGAAGATTGACCATGTTATTTAGTCTTTATACTTTCCAAATTGAATATATATAGTGAAAGACAATGTGAATTGTCATTAATGATATGCCCTGTAGATATCGTAGGCATATAAAACTAAAGTCAGTGGTAAATTGTTAATGTGCTTACTTGTTCTAACACATTTACTTTGATATCAGTTTGAAAACTTTATAAATTCTTTACTGTAAAGTGTGTGAAATTAGGGATTAAGATTcctgattttttaaattatgaCTTGTCAAAAGTAACTTGACCCAAATGTTGAACTTGTGTTAAGCTCTACCAGAACCTCCCAATGGGAAACGCTGCTACACCTGTGATGGTCACACCTGCTCAAGAACCCTTAAATGTGAGGGAGATGAAAATCTATGCATCAGCGCATCAGGTGAAAATGTCTGTTCTTAATCTCCAAATGTATATTGCCCTGTTAGTGTAACAAAACAGGCGTTGCACAATCAGAGTGCGCGGACACATGCTGAGTAGTTCGGTCTTTATAAAAAGGGCTCATACAATTAACATTTACAGCTTCACGTAACAACACAGATGACATACGGACAATGCGAGAATGACAAAGCTAAAGAAACTAAAGACTGTAACGTTtgcgacgggcaggcatgacgagacagaggaggagcgagggattaccgtgcagggaatgaccgacaagggaatgaaacactcggggttctttatacacagagacgagacggtgaaacaagactcaggtgtgcgaGACTAACGACGAGGGCATGACAGACAGACGAagggacgaatgggagcgggagctaggcgggaccagggaggagggaggggctggacgtgacaaagACAAACTAGATATTTGCTGGAACTAAACAGAAAACCACACAATCACATGAATGCACATAGAATAGaatatactttattgatcctgaAGGAAATTAACGTTCCCCTGAGGTCTCTGTGTAAAGCACGATGAACCCAGAGCGGCCCGCAGCGTCAGAAAGGCATAGCCAATCATAGGTAGGAGGTGAAAAGAGAGATAACATTAAAAAAAAGTCTCAAAGCACTAAATACTATACTCGGTATACAAGTGGAGCGAAGACGACATGTTCAGGATGTGAAGTAGGCTgcaaggttataatagttttggatttttcattatagtgtcacgttgaggaccccggcccctcccttttgggcgtgtgtattcgtagtccacgtgccttgtctgcgtcagtggaactctgtggtgatggctatgtcgtgtgaataatgtgtctcacctgtgaatcgtctcgtaatcacgtggggctaatgtggtttgtctatttaatgtgcgctcgcgcagtgtcctgtgctcgtcgttgtctacagtctgcacgttgtgtgctgtgtgtgagtgtttgtcgTGCGCTGATTGCACAATCTTTGTctaaattaaaagtgacgtcagtcataaaggaaggattctgtgtctcgtccttcgccgacccacgaacgtcacatatagtttagtttttatttaattgtgactttttttctaactcagttttaattagtttttagagtatgcttgctagtttttattagttttaatatttttaaagcttagttttaatttagttttcattagttcttGTATTAGGTTTTTTTTcatactttgggttatttgtcaggtgcaggactcaaagttcaaagtaaatattgtgtaataataactcatcaaaagataccattaaaaaatgcattcaattagGCTACTGTTGAACAACCAACTGTCCACAAAAACGGTGAACAAGATAGCAGCCTTAAGtattgctgctgaaaattgccTAAGGACAGACACGAACATAGGAACATAACCCTATTTTGGTTTTTGAGTGAAAAGCTAAACATTTTGAAAGCAATCGAGTCACACAGTCAtgttgacatccagtctcaacaTATTAACCAGTGCATCCTCCTGCTTGCGGTTTTCCTGCATATTAACTAAACAGCAGTTTGATCACTGAAAACGGTCCATTATGATTGTCTCCTTCCTTGTGCTACCTAGCCGGGATGTTGCTTCTCTTTCGGCTGAGCTACTCAGAGAGGCTAGCTTGTCAAAGTACTGGCAGTTAGGCCTCTTGTGTAAGCTATGAGATTCGTGGGGTTTTTCCTCTTGGAAACTgctccatatattttatcatctgtttccactacaagacatgtagtctttctcgtagtcaaataaaaaaataataatacaggACTCTGCCATGttctcccaacttttgttgtcgtaATTTTGCAGGCTAGCATGGCGAGCAGGAGCTGCAAACTAGATACAATGTGACGGACCATGAGGTGCCGTACGGTTTTGCCAGCTAATGTAAAACCTCTAGTGTGAAAAAAAATCGATTTCATATCAGTCCACAAGACATAAATAAAttgacaaacacaaaaacaaagggtATCCTATCTAAAACTTCAGTTaattttctaaacatgtaacATCATTACAGTTAGTTAtcgttttttcttttaattaccgttattatttatttcagttaacgaaaatCTTTTTTCTATATAAGTTTTCGTTTGTTTTCATTAACGATTATTGGCTGGCTCTCTCAGGACAGGCTCAAGGATTACACAGCACTGAATGGAGAGACCTGTAGACATTTATAGGGCGAGATAAATGAGTAAAAGGTGCACAAGTAAAAGgaaggtgtgtcagtaggtgagCAGTGTCAGTGTGGTGGAGGGTCTGGGAGTGGATGTCTTTCCTGATACCTGGGACTGGCCTATATAACATAGACAAGCTAGACACAGTACAGTAAATGATTATGAAACTCAGAGTAGACAGATTAGATGCAGCAAATTACTCTGAAACAGATGAGAAAATACACAGGTCACCTGACAATTAATTCATGAATGAACAGTAAACCATCTACTGGAGTAATCTTGTGCTCCTGCTAATGGTCTTTTCTGGTCTTCAGTAATTACAAGGTCCGGTTTAGTGATTTTATGGTCTTAGTGGTTTAGTGTATTGATTCACTATTGTGTTGATTCACATGTAgtctaaaacatttaaatacattaaatCTTATTAAGTATCTACAAGAATTTCTATAAATCACTGGTCATCAGTAGGCCAAGATTATTTTCAGCAGTACCTAGGAGGGCAAATTATAATACTGTACAGATTACACCACCCCCatcttatttttaaaaatatgaatAAAAATGTGTTAGGGCTTgtataaatatggaaaaaattgATGAAATTTACATTGTTATCGCGTTGATGAATAATGCAGTTTGCACGTGTGCAATGAGGAGTCAGTGATGAATAAATGATATGATGGGAAGGCCTAGAAATATGTCTGCTGATTATTTCAAAGCATACATGTGACAAATACCACAATCTCACTCTCATTTTTTACCCACTGTAGCTAATGTAGGAGGTATGGAGGTGGCTCTGAAGGGATGTGCAACCAAAAGTTTTTGCGATGGGATTTCATCTGTCCAGCAAACCATTAGCATGACGAAAATGAGCTGCTGTGTGGGGAACCTGTGTAACAGTGGAAACATGGTTAATCTGAGATTCTTCCTCATGCTGGGACCTCTACTGCCCTCCTTCTTCCACTGAGCTCATTTTGATAAATGGTTGTTCTGCAGAAACTGATGCTTACTTCCAGGAAGGATTAAATATTAAACAGGCAAACAATGGTATTATCTTACAATGTAGTCTAATCTCTCCATTTCAATATGTTCCTTTAATTTCATGTTAATGTGTTGTATTTCCTTCAGTTGTATGGAACATCCAGTGAATAAACGGGGTCTCTCCCATCTACATGCTCTTTCCAAAGCTCATCTTTTCATATATGTGGGAGAAACTGAAGAACTGAATTTCATACTATTGTGTACTGTGTTTTCTTCCTTTTCCTTGAATGGACCTCAAACATCTAGTATTACAGATGTATAATACAGTATTATCACCTTTCAGAATGACATCATTAGTCACTTAGGCTCCTCAGATTTTCAAGGTTAATTAATTAGAAGTTCCTAACCTAAGTGTATCACTGAACATTTGTTTCACACTGTGTAGTTAAATGACAGTATACAAGTGACAATGGGGCAACAACCTGTCTTTTCCTGTGAGAACCAATACCAAACTGAACAAGCTTACATTTCTAAGTTTCACACCAACTACACTTCTACAGGCTGGTCCTTTATGTTGACCAATTACAGCGTATCAGTTTTTAAAAACCAATAAATTTTTTCTAGCACATTTTCATAGTTCTATAGCtgactacatttacatttagagtATTTGGTATAGTTCACATGAGCATTTAACTTTCTATGTCTGAATCAAGAAATAAAAACTTCATGCAGATGAATAAATCCACATGCAGAAATTCAAAATAATCAAATAAATTTTTAAGGACAATGAgaagataaagagaagacaagGAGAAGACAACGAGAAACTTCTcgaaaaatgtgtttttacatctatttatttatttatattagtATTCTACGATAAATCCAGCTTCAATCATCTTGTGTGATTTTGTCTATGTGCTGGGGCCAACgccttagggcgtactcacactaggctctgtgatccgggcccgggcacggttccctgccgaagcacggttcgtttggctagtgtgagcgctatccgtgcccgggcccgcttggtgcctcatctgattggttcatttagctggaactcaaacat
This window contains:
- the LOC143526234 gene encoding urokinase plasminogen activator surface receptor-like gives rise to the protein MRELAEEAEKGSFWLWLRRRGGAPLVDLQLKSCAAPAECINGSLNLGLVRTVLGTKCCKTDLCNSQTVSALPEPPNGKRCYTCDGHTCSRTLKCEGDENLCISASANVGGMEVALKGCATKSFCDGISSVQQTISMTKMSCCVGNLCNSGNMVNLRFFLMLGPLLPSFFH